One Heptranchias perlo isolate sHepPer1 chromosome 39, sHepPer1.hap1, whole genome shotgun sequence DNA segment encodes these proteins:
- the LOC137304916 gene encoding radiation-inducible immediate-early gene IEX-1-like, translated as MCKGCYQPRFAAAGRHPSVQRWNPAANPEVFTFDPIPEVKRPPTVNPRLRARRRTVRVLYPAQVRKYLPVEKKDWAKRMLLLFLSIVMVQVYGATEMNEEVTSVVTMAGAPSLLSPNVSRELTLEISALPEERNASSNGLASLLPNLPAVGDDPRGPATASPREIVVYYRMMYGPAVCRL; from the exons ATGTGTAAAGGCTGCTACCAACCCCGATTCGCAGCCGCGGGCCGCCACCCCTCGGTGCAGCGCTGgaaccccgctgccaacccggaGGTCTTCACCTTCGACCCCATCCCAGAGGTCAAACGCCCCCCGACGGTCAACCCTCGACTCCGAGCCAGACGCAGGACTGTTCGAGTCCTGTACCCTGCCCAG GTCAGAAAGTACCTCCCGGTTGAGAAGAAGGACTGGGCCAAGAGGATGCTGCTGCTtttcctgtccattgtcatgGTGCAGGTGTACGGTGCCACAGAGATGAATGAGGAAGTGACCAGTGTGGTCACAATGGCAGGAGCGCCAAGCCTCCTGAGCCCCAACGTCAGCAGAGAGTTGACCCTGGAGATCTCGGCCTTGCCTGAAGAGCGCAACGCCTCCAGCAATGGCCTTGCGTCCCTGCTGCCAAACCTGCCCGCGGTGGGGGACGATCCTCGCGGCCCAGCGACTGCCAGTCCACGGGAGATAGTCGTGTACTACAGGATGATGTACGGGCCTGCTGTCTGCAGATTGTAA